The window GCAGGAAGTGAATGAAAGTGTACAGGCAGACCTATAGACAGATCTTGGGTATACACGATTGACCGCAACACCGGAAACTTAACCGAAATATATTACGTATCAAGATAAAAGTGTCAATTATTTTTTTATTTTTTTTAGTAGCCAAACGATTGCTTCATACGTATAATTTGTTCGCAATATTTTATCCTCCTTTAACCCCTAACACGGTGTGAGATATTGCAATGTTACGTATCAAACAAGAAGCTTTAACTTTTGATGATGTTTTGCTGGTTCCAGCACACTCTACGGTTCTCCCTAACACTGCCGATCTGCGCACCCAGTTAACGAAAAAGATTTCGCTAAACATACCTATGGTTTCTGCTGCAATGGACACAGTAACTGAAGGTCGTTTTGCGATCGCGTTAGCTCAAGAAGGTGGCATTGGCTTCATTCACAAGAATATGTCTATCGAACAACAAGCGAACCAAGTTCGCATGGTTAAAAAGTTCGAAGCTGGTGTTGTGTCTGAACCTGTAACAGTGAAGCCAACTGCAACGATTGCAGATGTAAAACAACTTACCCTTGAAAATGGTTTTGCTGGTTATCCGGTAGTCTCTGATAACAACGAACTCGTTGGTATTATCACTGGCCGTGATGTACGTTTCGTCACAGATCTGTCCATTAAAGTTGAAGATGTGATGACGCCGAAAACAAAATTGGCGGCAGCAAAAGAAGGTGCCTCTCGTGAAGACGTTGAAGCTATCATGCAAGAATATCGTGTAGAGAAAGTGCTACTGGTAAATGATGACTTCCAACTGAAAGGCATGATCACTGCAAAAGATTTCCAAAAAGCAGAACGCAAACCGAACGCATGTAAAGATGAACGTGGCCGTCTACGTGTTGGTGCTGCTGTTGGCGCCGGTGCGGGTAACGAAGAGCGCGTTAAAGCATTAGCGGAAGCAGGTGTTGATGTTCTTCTTATCGATTCATCTCACGGTCACTCTGAAGGCGTTTTACAACGTATTCGTGAAACCCGTGCAGCTTTCCCTGAACTACAAATCATTGGTGGTAACGTAGCAACTGCTGCAGGTGCTCGTGCCCTAATCGATGCTGGTGTAGATGCTGTTAAAGTCGGCATCGGCCCTGGCTCAATCTGTACAACGCGTATTGTGACAGGTGTAGGTGTTCCTCAGTTAACCGCTATTTCTGATGCCGTTGATGCTGCGTCTGAGTTTGGTATCCCAGTTATTGCTGATGGCGGTATTCGCTATTCTGGCGATATGTGTAAAGCAATTGCTGCTGGCGCATCATGTGTCATGGTTGGTTCAATGTTCGCTGGTACTGAAGAAGCACCGGGTGAAGTGGAACTATACCAAGGTCGTGCTTACAAATCTTACCGCGGTATGGGATCGCTTGGCGCGATGTCTCAAGGTTCTTCAGACCGATATTTCCAGACTGATAATGCAGCAGACAAATTGGTTCCAGAAGGAATCGAAGGTCGTGTTGCTTACAAAGGTCACATTAAAGAAATCATACACCAGCAAATGGGTGGACTTCGTTCAAGCATGGGCCTTACAGGTTCAGCTACGATTGACGACTTACGCACTAAAACTGAGTTTGTTCGTATCTCTGGTGCTGGCATCAAAGAATCACACGTGCACGATGTAACAATTACCAAAGAAGCACCAAATTACCGCATGGCTTAAATGTGTTTTTAGCGTATTCGTTCATTGATTATTCAACCATGACGAAAACGTTTGCCTAAGCGGAAAATTTGTATAACATCGGGGGCGTTTTTAGCCCCCACTATTTTCAATTATTTTTGAGACTTCTCGATAATGACTACATCTACTAATATTCATGACCAGCGTATCCTTATTCTGGATTTTGGTTCTCAATATACTCAGCTAATCGCACGTCGTATCCGTGAAATCGGTGTTTATTGTGAGCTTTGGAGCTGGGACGTTGATGAAGCCGATATTCGTGACTTCAACCCGAACGGTATCATCCTTTCTGGTGGGCCGGAGAGCGTAACCGGAGATGAATCACCTCGCGCACCACAATATGTGTTTGAAGCGGGTGTACCTGTATTTGGTGTGTGTTACGGCATGCAAACCATGGCCGAGCAGCTTGGCGGTAAAGTTGCCGGCTCTTCAATGCGTGAATTTGGTTACGCACAAGTCGAAATTGTTGAACCAACATCATTCTTTAAAAATATTGAAGATGCAGTAGCCGAAGATGGTAATGGGTTGCTGGATGTATGGATGAGCCACGGTGATAAAGTGGTCGAAATCCCGTCTGATTTTGTTAAGGTTGCCCAAACTGATACTTGCCCGTTTGCGGCAATTGCCAACGAAGAGAAGCATTTCTACGGTGTGCAGTTCCACCCGGAAGTGACCCATACCCGCCAGGGCATGCGTATTATCGAGAACTTTGTTCTTAATATCTGTGGCTGTGAGAACCTTTGGACATCAGCAAACATCATAGAAGACGCCATTGCTAACATCAAAGAGCAAGTGGGTGATGATGAAGTTATCTTAGGCTTATCTGGCGGTGTAGATTCATCTGTTGTGGCTATGCTGCTTCACCGTGCTATTGGTGACAAACTAACCTGTGTATTCGTTGATAACGGTTTGCTTCGTTTAAACGAGGGTGAGCAAGTGATGGATATGTTCGGTGACCATTTTGGTTTGAACATTGTGCATGTTAAAGCTGAAGATCGTTTCTTAAACGCACTGGCTGGTGAGAACGATCCTGAAGCGAAGCGTAAGATTATCGGTCACGCCTTTATTGATGTATTCGATGAAGAATCGAAGAAGCTGAAAAATGCTAAGTGGTTGGCTCAAGGTACTATCTACCCTGATGTCATCGAGTCTGCTGCCTCTAAAAATGGTAAAGCGCATGTGATTAAATCTCACCATAACGTTGGCGGTCTGCCAGATGATATGGAAATGGGATTAGTTGAGCCTCTACGTGAATTGTTTAAAGATGAAGTACGTAAGATTGGTCTAGAACTAGGTCTTCCGTACAATATGCTTTACCGCCACCCGTTCCCTGGACCAGGTCTAGGTGTACGTGTACTAGGTGAAGTAAAGAAAGAGTACTGTGACTTACTACGTCGTGCAGATGCTATCTTCATTGAAGAGCTACACAGTGCAGATCTTTACAACAAAGTGTCTCAAGCATTTACGGTATTCCTACCAGTACGCTCGGTTGGCGTAATGGGTGATGGTCGTAAATATGATTGGGTTGTATCACTGCGTGCTGTTGAAACGATTGATTTCATGACTGCGCATTGGGCACACCTTCCATACGATTTCTTAGGTAAGGTTTCTAACCGTATCATTAACGAAGTTGATGGCATTTCACGTGTTGTTTACGATATTTCTGGTAAGCCACCAGCAACTATCGAGTGGGAATAACTTTTCGTTGTAGGTATTATTTAATACAGCAATTTATTAAGCGTTGTGAAATGAACTTTTATCGAAAAAAGTAACACGAAATACCAGAAAATCGGAATGAACATAAGAAAAGGCACCTTCGGGTGCTTTTTTGTTTTCAGCTACGCTATTTATATTATTTAGATGTAGTAACACATGATATCTGGTGTTGAGTTTACAAATACAAAGTGTGCTTGCTTTGTTAGGTACATGTTTCGTATTAATATTTATTTACAATATACTATTGCTAGCTTTTGTTATTACATGGTTAAACCCGCTTTTTATTTGTCATTTTTCATTACAATCTACTGGTATCTTTCATCGTAACGGTGAAGCAAACAGATTAACGGACGATAAGATAAATACGTCACTGTAAAAGTGGTAAAGACACCGTCACGAATCTACAACAACATCATTTTCCATGGAGCTCCCATGAGTAAGCAAGCAATAGATAAAATGCCTCCTGCACCTAGCAGTGCTATGAACCGCTTTTTGAATGCAATTGAAACAACAGGTAACAAAATCCCCGATCCAGCTTTATTGTTTTTTTGGGGATTAATCATCGTTTGGATCCTTTCTGCCATTTTTGCTCAGTTTGATTTTGGGTTTGTACACCCAGTTACAGGTCAAGCAGTTGAAGTGAAAAACTTATTAACGGGTGAGTCATTTGCTAGTTTCTTAGCAAATATGGTTAAGAACTTTACCGGCTTTGCACCTTTAGGCATCGTATTGGTGGCGATGTTGGGTGTGGGTGTTGCTGAAGCGTCAGGCTTTATCAATACTGGCCTTAAGAAGATGCTTAATTTTACGCCTGCGAAATTATTAACACCAATGTTAATCTTGGTGGCAATCGTTTCTCACACCGCTGCTGATGCGGGTTACGTGTTGGTTATTCCACTAGGTGGTATCATCTTCCACGCTGCTGGACGTCACCCTCTTGCGGGTATTGCCGCTGCATTTGCGGGTGTATCAGGCGGTTTCTCTGCTAACTTTATTCCATCAGGGATTGATCCTTTATTAGCTGGCTTTACGCAGTCTGCGGCACAAATTCTAGATCCTACTTATATCGTAAACCCATTATCTAACTTATTATTTACCGGTTTATCTTCAATACTTGTTGTGAGTATCGGTTGGTATGTAACAGATAAGGTGATTGAACCACGCTTAGCAAATACTGCAATCGATGAAGATGCAGAAGAAGCGCCAGATATGGGCTCTTTCACTGCAGTAGAAAGTAAAGCTTTCTCTCGTGCTGGCTGGGCAATGATCGCTGGTATTGTGGTATTGGTTGCGTCAGTTATTCCTGAAACGTCGCCACTTCGTTCGCCGACTGGTGATATCACAGCATTCAATGCGCCGTTAATGCAGTCGATTGTACCGCTAATCTTTATTCTATTCGTTATTCCTGGTGTGGTGTACGGTAGGATTGCGGGTACCTTTAAATCAAGTGATGATGTTATTAAGTCTATGTCTGCAACAATGAGCAGCATGGGCAGCTTCATGGTAATGGCATTCTTTATTGCTCAATTCTTAGTTGCATTTACGCAATCTAACTTGGGTACATTGCTGGCGCTTTCTGGTGCTGAATTGCTTCATGCAATGAACTTACCGGGACAGGTGACAATTGTTGGTATGATCTTGCTAACAGCGTTTGTTAACTTGTTAGTGGGTTCGGCATCGGCTAAGTGGGCATTGATTGGTCCAATCTTAGTACCAATGTTAATGGCTGTTGGCATCTCACCAGAGCTTACTCAGGCAGCTTACCGTGTGGGTGATTCTGTTTCTAATATTATCTCACCTATGATGGTGTTCTTCCCACTTGTTGTGGTTTACATGCAGCGTTATGTGAAGGGCTCTGGTATTGGTTCGCTTGCGTCAATGATGATGCCTTACTCAATCGCGATGATGATTGGTTGGACTATCTTCTTGCTAGTATACTGGGCACTAGGGATACCTCTTGGTGTTCAAGCACCATATACATACAGCATGTAATATCAGTTATATGCGTTAGAATCGGCTTGTTATTGCAAGCTCTACAATGAAAAAAAGCCTCGCATGCGAGGCTTTTTTTTATCAAGATAATGCTGGTAACGATAAGCTATTAAGCAAAGTGCTTAGCGTGGAAGCGCAGGTGATCTTCAATAAAGCTCGCAATAAAGAAGTAGCTGTGGTCGTAGCCTTCTTGCATGCGTAGTTCCAATGGGTAGCCGACACTTTCTGCTACAGCAACCAATGCTTCTGGTTTTAATTGTTCTACCATGAAATTGTCTTGATCGCCTTGATCAACTAACGCTGGTAGCCGAGCATCAGTGTGTTTCATGAGTTCAGTTGCGTCGTAGGCTTTCCATTGTTCGGTGTCTTTGCCTAGGTAGCCTGTGAATGCTTTTTGTCCCCATGGGCATTGCATCGGGTTCACGATTGGGCTGAATGCCGATACCGAACTAAAGCGTGCAGGGTTTTTCAGGGCAATTGTCAATGCACCATGGCCACCCATAGAGTGACCGCTGATAGCACGTTGTTGTGTTACAGGGAAGTTTGCTTCAATCAGATCAGGCAGTTCGTTAACTACATAATCATACATTTGGTAATGACGGTTAAAGGGCGCTTGCGTGGCATTGACATAAAAGCCTGCACCTAACCCAAAGTCATAGCTGCCATCGGCATCATCAGTAACATCGTCACCGCGTGGGCTCGTATCTGGGGCGACAATAGCCATACCTAATTCGGCGGCTAGACGTTGTGCCCCTGCTTTGTGCATGAAGTTTTCATCAGTGCAGGTTAAGCCTGATAACCAATACAGAACGGGCACTTTTTTACCACTGACAATTTGCGGTGGTAAAAAAATGGCAAAACGCATATTGCAGTTTAATGCAGTCGAACGGTGAGTATATTGTTTGTTCCAACCGCCAAAACTTTTGTTTGAGCTGATGTTCTCTAAAGTCATGGGATAGCCTTAAATTAAGTAAATATTAAAAAGCGCTGCCAGAGCAGCGCTTGAATAGTTCAATTAGAACGAGCGTTATAATCGCCGTTATGTTTGAGCTACAGGTTACTTATCGAAGTGAATAACACTACGAATACTCTTACCTTCGTGCATTAGGTCGAACGCATCATTGATACCTTCAAGACCCATTGTATGAGTAATGAAATCATCCAGTGCGAATTCGCCTGCCATGTAGCGCTCAACGATTTCTGGTAATTCTGAACGACCTTTAACACCACCGAATGCAGAGCCACGCCATACACGCCCAGTCACAAGTTGGAATGGACGGGTTGAGATCTCTTGTCCTGCACCCGCAACGCCGATGATGACAGATTCTCCCCAACCTTTGTGACAACACTCAAGTGCTGAACGCATTACGTTTACGTTACCGATACACTCGAATGAGTAATCAACACCGCCGTCTGTCATTTCAACAATAACGTCTTGAATTGGCTTGTCGAATTTCGTTGGGTTTATACAGTCAGTTGCGCCTAATTTTGTTGCAAGCTTGTATTTACTTTCATTGATATCAACACCAATAATACGGCTAGCTCCTGCCATTTTGGCGCCAATAATGGCAGATAAACCAATACCGCCTAAACCGAAGATAGCAACAGTGTCGCCTTTTTCTACTTTTGCGGTATTAAGAACAGCACCCATACCCGTTGTAACGCCACAACCCAGTAAACAGATTTCTTCTAGTGGGGCTTCTTTACTCACTTTAGCTAGTGAAATTTCAGGTAATACTGTGTATTCAGAGAATGTCGAGCAACCCATGTAATGGAAAAGAGGCTGACCATCTTTATAGAAGCGAGTTGTTCCGTCTGGCATTAAGCCCTTACCTTGGGTTTCACGTACCGCTTGGCATAAGTTTGTTTTGCCTGATTTACAGAACTTACACTCACCACATTCTGCTGTGTAAAGAGGGATAACATGATCACCGACTTGAACGCTTGTTACGCCTTCACCAATTTGTTCAACAATACCGCCACCTTCATGGCCCAATACGACAGGGAAGATACCTTCAGGATCGTCGCCTGAAAGGGTGAATGCATCAGTGTGGCAAACACCAGTCGCAACGATACGTACTAATACTTCGCCTGCTCGCGGTAGCATTACATCGATTTCTTCAATTGAGAGAGGCTGTTTAGGACCCCATGCGATAGCAGCTTTAGATTTGATAAATTGATCAGACATTGTAGTTCTCTCTATGTAGGTTAATCACAACGTGAGTAATCAGACCTATTATTTTTTTGATAGTTTTCCCACTTATACACAGTAGGTGAGAATTCTGATAGTGACGAATAAATACCGCTTTCTCGTCATTTGTTTCGATGGGAGATATTATATTTATTTCTGATTGAATGATAATTGGGGTAAATGGCAAATCACTTTTACTCATATGTAACAATAAGGAGGTTGGTTTTATCATAAGCCGCGAAACTGCTGTGGGTGGAGCAAAATGCAGTGCATGCTGAAAGGTAACCTATCATCACTGTGGCTAGTATCTTGAAGTGGTTTGGGTATAATTTGCGCCCTAACAAATGTAGACATGAGAATGCTTGTGACAGATAACACCGACGTAAATCACGATGAACAATATATGCGCCGTGCTATTGAGCTTGCCAGCCAAGCAGAGGCTGAAGGTGAAGTACCTGTCGGTGCTGTGGTGGTATATAACGGTCAGGTTGTTGGTGAAGGATGGAACCGCTCGATTGGTCAACATGATGCAACAGCCCACGCCGAGATGATGGCATTGCGTCAAGCTGGAAAGGTGGTTCAAAACTACCGTTTATTAGATGCCACGCTATACGTGACACTTGAACCTTGCCCTATGTGTGCTGGTGCGATGGTGCATAGCCGAATTGGTAAAGTTATTTTTGGTGCGAGTGATTTAAAAACGGGTGCCGCGGGCAGTGTAATGAATTTACTCAGCTACGATGAAGTGAACCACCATGTTGATTGTCAATCCGGCGTATTAGATGAAGAATGTCGAGCCCAGCTACAAGCCTTTTTTAAGCGCCGTCGTGCAGAAAAGAAAGCAGAAAAAAAAGCGCGCCAAGCCGCGTTAGATAATTGATGGATTTGGTGTAATGCTTAGTTTGATTCTTTAGTTAGAAAATAAGAAGCCCGGTCAATTGAACCGGGCTTCTTATTTTCTAACATGGATTACGCAGACTTAATCTGCCAATATTGCTGAAAGTACATAAGTGCGTTGACGCCAAAGAACCTTACGACGAATATTCACACTCAAACGCTTTCGGCGTGTAGCCGCTGATGTCATGTGCTTTTTAAAGTTATTTGCCGTCGATTTTTGTTTGGATATTCTCATAGCATTTCTCTTTTGAAAAACTGTGAAAATGATTGTTCACAGAACGCATTGCATCAGTTGATGCATATGGCTTGATTGTTACCTACTTATTAAAAATCGCGTACGATCCCGATCCCATCTTAGTACAATAACTTTGCATAGTTGACCCTTCGGTCATAAAACACCCAGCCCTGATTACGATAATGAGTAATACAGGGCTGTTTTTGTATGAGCAGGAAGACTGATCACATTGCTTGTTACTGGTTTATTGTGATGGCCCGGGATCTTCTATTGTCTTTTCTGCACTACTTATTGCTGCTTCATTGTTTAATGAACCATCCACATTAGCTTGTCTTGGTGGTACGGGCGGCAAGGTAATGGTCTGTAAGCCATCAACCACTTGTACATCATCACTATCATAATCGTGGCTGTGCGCTTGTTCATAGCCAATAATACTTTGATAGTAGCGGCGAATATTTTCGACATAATTTAAGGCTTCATCACCACGGGCATAACCATAGCGACTTTGCTGATAGTATTTACGTTGGCGTAATAGGGGTAAGCGTTGTTTTACGTCGGTCCAGGTATCTTGGTTACCGCCTTGCTTGTGGGTAAGGCGACGCGCATCCATCATATGACCAAAGCCCACATTATAAGAAGCAAGCGCAAACCATACTTTTTCATGGCTTTCGATACTGTCGGGTACTCGGCTAATCATTTTGCGTAAGTACTCTGCACCACCACGAATACTTTGCTCTGGGTCTAGGCGGTTTTTCACCCCAACGGATTTGGCTGTTGGTAAGGTTAACATCATCATGCCGCGCACACCCGTAGGCGATACGGCTTGTGGATTCCAATGGGATTCTTGGTAGGACAACGCAGCAATTAAGCGCCAATCAAACTCATTAGAATACTTCTTAAATAACGATTCCCAGCGGGGCAATTTACTTTCAATCGCCCGTAAAAATGCACGTGTATCGACATAATCAAAACTGCCAACATGACCGAAATATTTTTCTTCTAATTGAGCTAATTCACCACTTTGTTTGATTTCACCAAAAAACTCAATGAGCAGAGCGTACAGGCTATCATCCGTTGATTTATTGACAAACCATGCAATCGGTTCATCTTCGGTAAGCTCCATTGCAATTGCGACATCGGGATGAATACGCTGACTTAGCGCAACATCGACTGAATCGGCAATCGTAAAATCAAGTTCCCCTTTAGCCACTAGGCGTAGTAGCTCATCAGAGTCGGTTTCTTCAATCGACTCCCAAGTCAAATCAGGGTGAATTTCTTTCAGTTTAATTAAGTGTTTTTCATGGCTAGAGCCTTTTACAACGCTTAACGTACCTTTATTTAAGGCTAAGTCGGCAGGTTTTCTTGGGCGCCATTGTCCATTTTTATATACTACAATCTGGCTAGCATAATAATAAGCAGGGGCTGCGTGATAATTTTCGATACGGTCTTTAGATATAGTGAGGCCAGCCGCTACGACATCAATACCACCACGTTCGAGAGTGGGGAATAAACCAGAAAGGGTAAACATGGGTTGCATTTCGAGTTTAACCCCCAGCTTTTGGGCAAAGCGCTGAGCCAATTCATAATCAAGCCCAGTTGGTCCATCATTACCAATGTAATAAGACAGCTGATTATTTAATGTTCCTACTCGGATAACACCGCT is drawn from Photobacterium profundum SS9 and contains these coding sequences:
- the mltF gene encoding membrane-bound lytic murein transglycosylase MltF translates to MLSNNPLITKFRELFTVALVLALLSGCQWQDDNLTDLEKIRESGVIRVGTLNNQLSYYIGNDGPTGLDYELAQRFAQKLGVKLEMQPMFTLSGLFPTLERGGIDVVAAGLTISKDRIENYHAAPAYYYASQIVVYKNGQWRPRKPADLALNKGTLSVVKGSSHEKHLIKLKEIHPDLTWESIEETDSDELLRLVAKGELDFTIADSVDVALSQRIHPDVAIAMELTEDEPIAWFVNKSTDDSLYALLIEFFGEIKQSGELAQLEEKYFGHVGSFDYVDTRAFLRAIESKLPRWESLFKKYSNEFDWRLIAALSYQESHWNPQAVSPTGVRGMMMLTLPTAKSVGVKNRLDPEQSIRGGAEYLRKMISRVPDSIESHEKVWFALASYNVGFGHMMDARRLTHKQGGNQDTWTDVKQRLPLLRQRKYYQQSRYGYARGDEALNYVENIRRYYQSIIGYEQAHSHDYDSDDVQVVDGLQTITLPPVPPRQANVDGSLNNEAAISSAEKTIEDPGPSQ
- the fghA gene encoding S-formylglutathione hydrolase, whose protein sequence is MTLENISSNKSFGGWNKQYTHRSTALNCNMRFAIFLPPQIVSGKKVPVLYWLSGLTCTDENFMHKAGAQRLAAELGMAIVAPDTSPRGDDVTDDADGSYDFGLGAGFYVNATQAPFNRHYQMYDYVVNELPDLIEANFPVTQQRAISGHSMGGHGALTIALKNPARFSSVSAFSPIVNPMQCPWGQKAFTGYLGKDTEQWKAYDATELMKHTDARLPALVDQGDQDNFMVEQLKPEALVAVAESVGYPLELRMQEGYDHSYFFIASFIEDHLRFHAKHFA
- a CDS encoding S-(hydroxymethyl)glutathione dehydrogenase/class III alcohol dehydrogenase codes for the protein MSDQFIKSKAAIAWGPKQPLSIEEIDVMLPRAGEVLVRIVATGVCHTDAFTLSGDDPEGIFPVVLGHEGGGIVEQIGEGVTSVQVGDHVIPLYTAECGECKFCKSGKTNLCQAVRETQGKGLMPDGTTRFYKDGQPLFHYMGCSTFSEYTVLPEISLAKVSKEAPLEEICLLGCGVTTGMGAVLNTAKVEKGDTVAIFGLGGIGLSAIIGAKMAGASRIIGVDINESKYKLATKLGATDCINPTKFDKPIQDVIVEMTDGGVDYSFECIGNVNVMRSALECCHKGWGESVIIGVAGAGQEISTRPFQLVTGRVWRGSAFGGVKGRSELPEIVERYMAGEFALDDFITHTMGLEGINDAFDLMHEGKSIRSVIHFDK
- the guaB gene encoding IMP dehydrogenase, with the protein product MLRIKQEALTFDDVLLVPAHSTVLPNTADLRTQLTKKISLNIPMVSAAMDTVTEGRFAIALAQEGGIGFIHKNMSIEQQANQVRMVKKFEAGVVSEPVTVKPTATIADVKQLTLENGFAGYPVVSDNNELVGIITGRDVRFVTDLSIKVEDVMTPKTKLAAAKEGASREDVEAIMQEYRVEKVLLVNDDFQLKGMITAKDFQKAERKPNACKDERGRLRVGAAVGAGAGNEERVKALAEAGVDVLLIDSSHGHSEGVLQRIRETRAAFPELQIIGGNVATAAGARALIDAGVDAVKVGIGPGSICTTRIVTGVGVPQLTAISDAVDAASEFGIPVIADGGIRYSGDMCKAIAAGASCVMVGSMFAGTEEAPGEVELYQGRAYKSYRGMGSLGAMSQGSSDRYFQTDNAADKLVPEGIEGRVAYKGHIKEIIHQQMGGLRSSMGLTGSATIDDLRTKTEFVRISGAGIKESHVHDVTITKEAPNYRMA
- the guaA gene encoding glutamine-hydrolyzing GMP synthase — its product is MTTSTNIHDQRILILDFGSQYTQLIARRIREIGVYCELWSWDVDEADIRDFNPNGIILSGGPESVTGDESPRAPQYVFEAGVPVFGVCYGMQTMAEQLGGKVAGSSMREFGYAQVEIVEPTSFFKNIEDAVAEDGNGLLDVWMSHGDKVVEIPSDFVKVAQTDTCPFAAIANEEKHFYGVQFHPEVTHTRQGMRIIENFVLNICGCENLWTSANIIEDAIANIKEQVGDDEVILGLSGGVDSSVVAMLLHRAIGDKLTCVFVDNGLLRLNEGEQVMDMFGDHFGLNIVHVKAEDRFLNALAGENDPEAKRKIIGHAFIDVFDEESKKLKNAKWLAQGTIYPDVIESAASKNGKAHVIKSHHNVGGLPDDMEMGLVEPLRELFKDEVRKIGLELGLPYNMLYRHPFPGPGLGVRVLGEVKKEYCDLLRRADAIFIEELHSADLYNKVSQAFTVFLPVRSVGVMGDGRKYDWVVSLRAVETIDFMTAHWAHLPYDFLGKVSNRIINEVDGISRVVYDISGKPPATIEWE
- the tadA gene encoding tRNA adenosine(34) deaminase TadA, whose amino-acid sequence is MLVTDNTDVNHDEQYMRRAIELASQAEAEGEVPVGAVVVYNGQVVGEGWNRSIGQHDATAHAEMMALRQAGKVVQNYRLLDATLYVTLEPCPMCAGAMVHSRIGKVIFGASDLKTGAAGSVMNLLSYDEVNHHVDCQSGVLDEECRAQLQAFFKRRRAEKKAEKKARQAALDN
- a CDS encoding AbgT family transporter, whose protein sequence is MSKQAIDKMPPAPSSAMNRFLNAIETTGNKIPDPALLFFWGLIIVWILSAIFAQFDFGFVHPVTGQAVEVKNLLTGESFASFLANMVKNFTGFAPLGIVLVAMLGVGVAEASGFINTGLKKMLNFTPAKLLTPMLILVAIVSHTAADAGYVLVIPLGGIIFHAAGRHPLAGIAAAFAGVSGGFSANFIPSGIDPLLAGFTQSAAQILDPTYIVNPLSNLLFTGLSSILVVSIGWYVTDKVIEPRLANTAIDEDAEEAPDMGSFTAVESKAFSRAGWAMIAGIVVLVASVIPETSPLRSPTGDITAFNAPLMQSIVPLIFILFVIPGVVYGRIAGTFKSSDDVIKSMSATMSSMGSFMVMAFFIAQFLVAFTQSNLGTLLALSGAELLHAMNLPGQVTIVGMILLTAFVNLLVGSASAKWALIGPILVPMLMAVGISPELTQAAYRVGDSVSNIISPMMVFFPLVVVYMQRYVKGSGIGSLASMMMPYSIAMMIGWTIFLLVYWALGIPLGVQAPYTYSM